In Sulfitobacter guttiformis, the genomic stretch GCAGATTTTCTCGCGAGCTCTTTATGAGCGCGCCAATATTCTCGAACCATGGCTGTCGCCTAAACCAGTACGAACTGGAGGCGATGAAGGAACTGGCGGGTGCCGCAGGGCTGCGCGACGCGGTCGTAATAAACACCTGCGCCGTGACAGCCGAGGCAGTGCGCAAGGCGCGGCAAGACATCCGAAAACTGCGCAAAGCCAACCCAAATGCGCGTTTAATCGTTACAGGATGCGCCGCCCAGACCGAGCCGGCGACGTTTACCGCCATGCCTGAAGTGGACGCGGTAATCGGAAACACCGAGAAGATGCTGGGCGAAACATGGCAAGGACTGGCCGCGGATTTTATCGGCGAGACCGAGGCACTTCAGGTCGATGACATAATGTCCGTCACTGAAACTGCGGGCCATCTGATTGACGGCTTCGGTACCCGATCCCGCGCTTATGTGCAGGTGCAAAATGGCTGTGACCACCGCTGCACATTCTGCATAATTCCCTTTGGGCGGGGAAATTCCCGTTCTGTACCAGCGGGTGTGGTCGTAGACCAAATCAAGCGATTGGTAGACAAGGGGTTTAACGAGGTTGTTCTCACCGGTGTTGATCTCACATCTTGGGGTGCCGACCTGCCTGCGTCGCCAAAACTTGGTGATCTGGTAATGCGAATTTTGCGGCTAGTGCCTGATTTGCCCCGACTCAGGATCAGCTCGATTGATTCGATCGAGGTGGATGATAATTTAATGCAGGCTATTGCGACTGAAGGGCGTTTGATGCCTCACCTTCATCTGTCGCTTCAACACGGCGACGATTTGATACTCAAACGGATGAAGCGCCGACACTTGCGCGACGATGCCATCAAATTTTGTGAAGACTCACGTAAGCTTCGTCCGGATATGACCTTCGGAGCCGATATAATTGCAGGCTTTCCGACCGAGACGGAGGCGATGTTTCAGAACTCCCTCAATATGGTAGAGGAATGTGATCTTACATGGTTGCATGTCTTTCCCTACTCCGCCCGCACGGGCACGCCTGCGGCCCGCATGCCGCCCGTCAATGGCGCAACCATCAAAGAACGTGCTGCACGCTTGCGCGCGCTGGGTGATGCGAAGGTACAGGCCCATCTGGCCGCCCAAGTCGGACGCGATCACAATGTGCTGATGGAGAATGCGACTATGGGCCGAACAGCGCAATTTACCGAAGTGCAGTTTGCCATTCCAAAGATTGAGGGCCAGATAGTCCCGGCCCGGATCAAGGGTTGGCTTGGAAACACCCTCACCGCTTAAGCCGGTCAACCACTTCGTAAACCAGCAGAGGCTATTGGATGGCTTCATCCAGCCGTTAACAAATATGTAACAGTTTCCTGTAAGGAATCGAAAAGGCCCGCCTCTTGTTCAGAAGCGGGCCTTTTAAACTTAGGTAATCAGCAGATTACTCTTTGTTTTTAACATTCGCCCAAAGGCGCTTGTTTGTAAGATACAGAAGTACCGACAGAAGTGTCAGAAACAGTACGCCGGCAAAGCCTGCCTGCTTGCGCGCCGCCATTTTAGGCTCTGCTGTCCACATCAGAAACGCAGCAACATCTTCAGACATTGCTTCAATCGAGTTGGAAGACCCGTCCGCAAACTCGACCGCTTCTTCATAGAGTGGTGGGCCCATCGCAAGCCAGCCGCCCTCAAAGTACTTGTTCTCGTAGAGGGTTACGCCTGCCTGGGTTTTCTCTTCACCCGTATAGCCGTGCAAAAGTGCCGAGATATATTCCGCGCCGCCGAAACCATAGAGCAACTGGTTAATTCCGAGGCCGTACGGGCCAGAGAACGCCTTGCGCTTTTTCGCCATCAACGACAGATCGGGAGCGGTTGCGAGGCCGGATTCAGGGAAATGATCAACTGGCGTTGCTTCGCGGAAATCATCAAGATCTGCATCGAAAACTTCCCACTGCTTTGCGTATTCGACCACTTGCTCTTCCGGCAGCATTGGCCCGCCCTCGTCTCCAAGTGTCCGTAGTGGCACATACTTGAGACCGTGGCAGGCAGAGCAGACCTCAGTATAGACCTGAAGACCGCGCTGGAGCTGGTTTACATCGTAGGAACCGAAGGGACCATCAAAGGAGAAATCAATATTCTCGATCGGAGCCCCCTTCTCGCCCGCCGCAAATGCGGCGGGAGCGGTGAGTGCGACAACGGCGCTCAGGAGTGTTGCTTTGATAATATTCATCTTTGTTTACTCCGCCGGGGTTGCGATAGGTGTCGCACCGCCGGATTTTTTCGCGATTTTCGCGTTAAAGTCGTCTTCGATCGTATCCGGTGCCGCGTCAGGCTTCTCGATGACGCCAAGCAGTGGCAGAATCACGAGGAAGTAGGCAAACCAGTAAACCGTGGCGATCAGCGAGATCGTCGCATAAGGCTCTTCGGCGGGCATTGCGCCTACCCACATAAGTACGAAGAAATCTACGACCAGCAGCGCGAACCACCACTTGAACATCGGACGGTAGCGGCCCGAACGTACCCGGCTTGTGTCCAGCCATGGCACAGCCGCCATTACAGCAATCGCACCAAACATCGCCAGAACACCAAAGAATTTGGCGTCGATGATACCACCGGTCACGAAGGACACGAGTTGCACCGCCCAAACGTCATCTGTGAAAGCACGAAGAATGGCGTAAAACGGCAGGAAGTACCACTCAGGCACAATATGCGCCGGGGTCGAGAGAGCGTTTGCCTCGATGTAGTTATCGGGATGGCCGAGATAGTTCGGCATAAATCCGACAACCGCAAAGAACACTACGAGGATTACCGCCAGCGCAAACAGATCTTTGATCACGAAGTAAGGCCAGAACGGCAGAGTATCTTTCTCCGCCTCTTCCTTGGAGGTCATACGAACAGGGACACCGGTCGGGTTGTTGTTGCCCGTGGTGTGAAATGCCCAGATGTGCAGAATAACAAGTCCCGCGATTACAAACGGCAGCAGGTAGTGCAGGGAGAAAAAGCGGTTGAGCGTAGCGTTATCAACAGCTGGACCACCCAACAGAAGCGTTTGCAGCGCATCACCAATGAACGGGACGGCACCAAACAAACCGGTAATTACTGTCGCACCCCAGAAGGACATTTGCCCCCATGGCAGAACGTAACCCATGAACGCGGTCGCCATCATCAAAAGGTAGATGATCATACCGATGATCCATGTGATCTCGCGCGGCGCTTTGTAAGAACCGTAGTACAAACCCCGGAAAATATGCGCATATACAGCAATAAAGAATAGTGATGCACCATTCATGTGCATGTAGCGCAGCATGTAGCCGCCGTTTACGTTGCGCATGATG encodes the following:
- the mtaB gene encoding tRNA (N(6)-L-threonylcarbamoyladenosine(37)-C(2))-methylthiotransferase MtaB, which encodes MSAPIFSNHGCRLNQYELEAMKELAGAAGLRDAVVINTCAVTAEAVRKARQDIRKLRKANPNARLIVTGCAAQTEPATFTAMPEVDAVIGNTEKMLGETWQGLAADFIGETEALQVDDIMSVTETAGHLIDGFGTRSRAYVQVQNGCDHRCTFCIIPFGRGNSRSVPAGVVVDQIKRLVDKGFNEVVLTGVDLTSWGADLPASPKLGDLVMRILRLVPDLPRLRISSIDSIEVDDNLMQAIATEGRLMPHLHLSLQHGDDLILKRMKRRHLRDDAIKFCEDSRKLRPDMTFGADIIAGFPTETEAMFQNSLNMVEECDLTWLHVFPYSARTGTPAARMPPVNGATIKERAARLRALGDAKVQAHLAAQVGRDHNVLMENATMGRTAQFTEVQFAIPKIEGQIVPARIKGWLGNTLTA
- a CDS encoding cytochrome c1, with amino-acid sequence MNIIKATLLSAVVALTAPAAFAAGEKGAPIENIDFSFDGPFGSYDVNQLQRGLQVYTEVCSACHGLKYVPLRTLGDEGGPMLPEEQVVEYAKQWEVFDADLDDFREATPVDHFPESGLATAPDLSLMAKKRKAFSGPYGLGINQLLYGFGGAEYISALLHGYTGEEKTQAGVTLYENKYFEGGWLAMGPPLYEEAVEFADGSSNSIEAMSEDVAAFLMWTAEPKMAARKQAGFAGVLFLTLLSVLLYLTNKRLWANVKNKE
- the petB gene encoding cytochrome b codes for the protein MSGIPHDHYEPKTNGEKWVHSRLPIVGLLYDTLMIPTPKNLNWMWIWGIVLTFCLALQIITGIVLAMHYTPHVDEAFASVEHIMRNVNGGYMLRYMHMNGASLFFIAVYAHIFRGLYYGSYKAPREITWIIGMIIYLLMMATAFMGYVLPWGQMSFWGATVITGLFGAVPFIGDALQTLLLGGPAVDNATLNRFFSLHYLLPFVIAGLVILHIWAFHTTGNNNPTGVPVRMTSKEEAEKDTLPFWPYFVIKDLFALAVILVVFFAVVGFMPNYLGHPDNYIEANALSTPAHIVPEWYFLPFYAILRAFTDDVWAVQLVSFVTGGIIDAKFFGVLAMFGAIAVMAAVPWLDTSRVRSGRYRPMFKWWFALLVVDFFVLMWVGAMPAEEPYATISLIATVYWFAYFLVILPLLGVIEKPDAAPDTIEDDFNAKIAKKSGGATPIATPAE